Proteins encoded within one genomic window of Salmo salar unplaced genomic scaffold, Ssal_v3.1, whole genome shotgun sequence:
- the LOC123723787 gene encoding membrane-bound transcription factor site-2 protease isoform X6, producing the protein MIPVPLVVCVLGGWCFVYLTDVLLKLSESYGHCYEMWLGSKGLSLSPFHIRWQTSLFNRLFSRCARINPHALYLWFTSGLVFGLVSMCGSVVLLIRTLQQTVHQMTSDHPQGANQQTLQVVVPGINLPVSQLAYFFSALLVSGVIHELGHAVAAIREQVRVNGFGVFVFVVYPGAFVDLFTTHLNLISPAQQLRIFCAGVWHNFVLCVAALCFLFLLPVLLFPVYYTGAGALVSEVVQGSPADGPRGLSVGDMVTGLEDCDVRTVEDWNSCLTTLTHTPQTGYCVPTHTLQPSWAHGRVYRRLDTSIECCSNNSQSDLCFSYTKLQDKEVRRTNRRTSKQTNTHTHIGLTPFRYSPIGTVQ; encoded by the exons ttgTCTGAGTCATATGGTCATTGTTATGAGATGTGGCTAGGGTCAaagggtctgtctctctctccgttccACATCCGCTGGCAGACCTCCCTCTTCAACCGCCTCTTCTCACGCTGCGCTCGCATCAACCCCCACGCCCTCTACCTCTG gtttaCCAGTGGTCTAGTGTTTGGGCTGGTGTCAATGTGTGGTTCGGTGGTGCTGCTAATTAGAACCCTGCAGCAGACTGTCCATCAGATGACATCAGACCACCCTCAGGGAGCCAATCAACAGACACTTCAGGTGGTG gtcccaGGTATAAACCTGCCAGTCAGTCAGCTGGCCTACTTCTTCTCTGCTCTGCTGGTCAGTGGGGTCATACACGAACTGGGCCATGCCGTGGCAGCAATACG ggagcagGTACGTGTGAACGGTTTCGGTGTGTTTGTGTTCGTGGTTTATCCCGGAGCTTTCGTAGATCTCTTCACCACACATCTCAACCTCATCTCACCTGCCCAACAGCTACGCATCTTCTGTGCAG gggtgTGGCATAACTTTGTGCTGTGTGTAGCAGCGTTGTGTTTCCTCTTCCTGTTGCCTGTCTTACTGTTTCCTGTTTACTACACTGGGGCTGGAGCCCTCGTCTCCGAGGTGGTGCAG ggctctCCTGCAGATGGTCCTAGAGGTCTGTCAGTAGGTGACATGGTGACGGGGCTGGAGGATTGTGACGTCAGAACAGTAGAGGACTGGAACTCCTGTCTCAcaaccctcacacacacccctcagaCTGGATACTGcgtccccacacacaccctgcaacccaGCTGGGCCCACGgtcgag TTTACAGGAGGCTGGATACTTCTATAGAATGCTGCAGTAACAACAGTCAGTCTGATCTTTGCTTCTCCTACACCAAACTACAGGACAAGGAGGTGAGACGCACAAACAGACGCACAAGcaagcaaacaaacacacacacacacatagggctgaccccatttaggtACAGTCCAATAGGCACAGTCCAATAG
- the LOC123723787 gene encoding membrane-bound transcription factor site-2 protease isoform X1 has translation MIPVPLVVCVLGGWCFVYLTDVLLKLSESYGHCYEMWLGSKGLSLSPFHIRWQTSLFNRLFSRCARINPHALYLWFTSGLVFGLVSMCVCRFTSGLVFGLVSMCVCRFTSGLVFGLVSMCVCRFTSGLVFGLVSMCVCRFTSGLVFGLVSMCVCRFTSGLVFGLVSMCGSVVLLIRTLQQTVHQMTSDHPQGANQQTLQVVVPGINLPVSQLAYFFSALLVSGVIHELGHAVAAIREQVRVNGFGVFVFVVYPGAFVDLFTTHLNLISPAQQLRIFCAGVWHNFVLCVAALCFLFLLPVLLFPVYYTGAGALVSEVVQGSPADGPRGLSVGDMVTGLEDCDVRTVEDWNSCLTTLTHTPQTGYCVPTHTLQPSWAHGRVYRRLDTSIECCSNNSQSDLCFSYTKLQDKEVRRTNRRTSKQTNTHTHIGLTPFRYSPIGTVQ, from the exons ttgTCTGAGTCATATGGTCATTGTTATGAGATGTGGCTAGGGTCAaagggtctgtctctctctccgttccACATCCGCTGGCAGACCTCCCTCTTCAACCGCCTCTTCTCACGCTGCGCTCGCATCAACCCCCACGCCCTCTACCTCTG GTTTACCAGTGGTCTAGTGTTTGGCCTGGTGTCTATGTGCGTGTGCAGGTTTACCAGTGGTCTAGTGTTTGGCctggtgtctatgtgtgtgtgcaggtttaCCAGTGGTCTAGTGTTTGGCctggtgtctatgtgtgtgtgcaggtttaCCAGTGGTCTAGTGTTTGGCctggtgtctatgtgtgtgtgcaggtttaCCAGTGGTCTAGTGTTTGGCctggtgtctatgtgtgtgtgcaggtttaCCAGTGGTCTAGTGTTTGGGCTGGTGTCAATGTGTGGTTCGGTGGTGCTGCTAATTAGAACCCTGCAGCAGACTGTCCATCAGATGACATCAGACCACCCTCAGGGAGCCAATCAACAGACACTTCAGGTGGTG gtcccaGGTATAAACCTGCCAGTCAGTCAGCTGGCCTACTTCTTCTCTGCTCTGCTGGTCAGTGGGGTCATACACGAACTGGGCCATGCCGTGGCAGCAATACG ggagcagGTACGTGTGAACGGTTTCGGTGTGTTTGTGTTCGTGGTTTATCCCGGAGCTTTCGTAGATCTCTTCACCACACATCTCAACCTCATCTCACCTGCCCAACAGCTACGCATCTTCTGTGCAG gggtgTGGCATAACTTTGTGCTGTGTGTAGCAGCGTTGTGTTTCCTCTTCCTGTTGCCTGTCTTACTGTTTCCTGTTTACTACACTGGGGCTGGAGCCCTCGTCTCCGAGGTGGTGCAG ggctctCCTGCAGATGGTCCTAGAGGTCTGTCAGTAGGTGACATGGTGACGGGGCTGGAGGATTGTGACGTCAGAACAGTAGAGGACTGGAACTCCTGTCTCAcaaccctcacacacacccctcagaCTGGATACTGcgtccccacacacaccctgcaacccaGCTGGGCCCACGgtcgag TTTACAGGAGGCTGGATACTTCTATAGAATGCTGCAGTAACAACAGTCAGTCTGATCTTTGCTTCTCCTACACCAAACTACAGGACAAGGAGGTGAGACGCACAAACAGACGCACAAGcaagcaaacaaacacacacacacacatagggctgaccccatttaggtACAGTCCAATAGGCACAGTCCAATAG
- the LOC123723787 gene encoding membrane-bound transcription factor site-2 protease isoform X5: MIPVPLVVCVLGGWCFVYLTDVLLKLSESYGHCYEMWLGSKGLSLSPFHIRWQTSLFNRLFSRCARINPHALYLWFTSGLVFGLVSMCVCRFTSGLVFGLVSMCVCRFTSGLVFGLVSMCVCRFTSGLVFGLVSMCVCRFTSGLVFGLVSMCVCRFTSGLVFGLVSMCGSVVLLIRTLQQTVHQMTSDHPQGANQQTLQVVVPGINLPVSQLAYFFSALLVSGVIHELGHAVAAIREQVRVNGFGVFVFVVYPGAFVDLFTTHLNLISPAQQLRIFCAGVWHNFVLCVAALCFLFLLPVLLFPVYYTGAGALVSEVVQGSPADGPRGLSVGDMVTGLEDCDVRTVEDWNSCLTTLTHTPQTGYCVPTHTLQPSWAHGRVYRRLDTSIECCSNNSLV, encoded by the exons ttgTCTGAGTCATATGGTCATTGTTATGAGATGTGGCTAGGGTCAaagggtctgtctctctctccgttccACATCCGCTGGCAGACCTCCCTCTTCAACCGCCTCTTCTCACGCTGCGCTCGCATCAACCCCCACGCCCTCTACCTCTG GTTTACCAGTGGTCTAGTGTTTGGCCTGGTGTCTATGTGCGTGTGCAGGTTTACCAGTGGTCTAGTGTTTGGCctggtgtctatgtgtgtgtgcaggtttaCCAGTGGTCTAGTGTTTGGCctggtgtctatgtgtgtgtgcaggtttaCCAGTGGTCTAGTGTTTGGCctggtgtctatgtgtgtgtgcaggtttaCCAGTGGTCTAGTGTTTGGCctggtgtctatgtgtgtgtgcaggtttaCCAGTGGTCTAGTGTTTGGGCTGGTGTCAATGTGTGGTTCGGTGGTGCTGCTAATTAGAACCCTGCAGCAGACTGTCCATCAGATGACATCAGACCACCCTCAGGGAGCCAATCAACAGACACTTCAGGTGGTG gtcccaGGTATAAACCTGCCAGTCAGTCAGCTGGCCTACTTCTTCTCTGCTCTGCTGGTCAGTGGGGTCATACACGAACTGGGCCATGCCGTGGCAGCAATACG ggagcagGTACGTGTGAACGGTTTCGGTGTGTTTGTGTTCGTGGTTTATCCCGGAGCTTTCGTAGATCTCTTCACCACACATCTCAACCTCATCTCACCTGCCCAACAGCTACGCATCTTCTGTGCAG gggtgTGGCATAACTTTGTGCTGTGTGTAGCAGCGTTGTGTTTCCTCTTCCTGTTGCCTGTCTTACTGTTTCCTGTTTACTACACTGGGGCTGGAGCCCTCGTCTCCGAGGTGGTGCAG ggctctCCTGCAGATGGTCCTAGAGGTCTGTCAGTAGGTGACATGGTGACGGGGCTGGAGGATTGTGACGTCAGAACAGTAGAGGACTGGAACTCCTGTCTCAcaaccctcacacacacccctcagaCTGGATACTGcgtccccacacacaccctgcaacccaGCTGGGCCCACGgtcgag TTTACAGGAGGCTGGATACTTCTATAGAATGCTGCAGTAACAACAGTCTGGTCTGA
- the LOC123723787 gene encoding membrane-bound transcription factor site-2 protease isoform X2 → MIPVPLVVCVLGGWCFVYLTDVLLKLSESYGHCYEMWLGSKGLSLSPFHIRWQTSLFNRLFSRCARINPHALYLWFTSGLVFGLVSMCVCRFTSGLVFGLVSMCVCRFTSGLVFGLVSMCVCRFTSGLVFGLVSMCVCRFTSGLVFGLVSMCVCRFTSGLVFGLVSMCGSVVLLIRTLQQTVHQMTSDHPQGANQQTLQVVVPGINLPVSQLAYFFSALLVSGVIHELGHAVAAIREQVRVNGFGVFVFVVYPGAFVDLFTTHLNLISPAQQLRIFCAGVWHNFVLCVAALCFLFLLPVLLFPVYYTGAGALVSEVVQGSPADGPRGLSVGDMVTGLEDCDVRTVEDWNSCLTTLTHTPQTGYCVPTHTLQPSWAHGRVYRRLDTSIECCINNSLISPCSLQEAGYFYRMLH, encoded by the exons ttgTCTGAGTCATATGGTCATTGTTATGAGATGTGGCTAGGGTCAaagggtctgtctctctctccgttccACATCCGCTGGCAGACCTCCCTCTTCAACCGCCTCTTCTCACGCTGCGCTCGCATCAACCCCCACGCCCTCTACCTCTG GTTTACCAGTGGTCTAGTGTTTGGCCTGGTGTCTATGTGCGTGTGCAGGTTTACCAGTGGTCTAGTGTTTGGCctggtgtctatgtgtgtgtgcaggtttaCCAGTGGTCTAGTGTTTGGCctggtgtctatgtgtgtgtgcaggtttaCCAGTGGTCTAGTGTTTGGCctggtgtctatgtgtgtgtgcaggtttaCCAGTGGTCTAGTGTTTGGCctggtgtctatgtgtgtgtgcaggtttaCCAGTGGTCTAGTGTTTGGGCTGGTGTCAATGTGTGGTTCGGTGGTGCTGCTAATTAGAACCCTGCAGCAGACTGTCCATCAGATGACATCAGACCACCCTCAGGGAGCCAATCAACAGACACTTCAGGTGGTG gtcccaGGTATAAACCTGCCAGTCAGTCAGCTGGCCTACTTCTTCTCTGCTCTGCTGGTCAGTGGGGTCATACACGAACTGGGCCATGCCGTGGCAGCAATACG ggagcagGTACGTGTGAACGGTTTCGGTGTGTTTGTGTTCGTGGTTTATCCCGGAGCTTTCGTAGATCTCTTCACCACACATCTCAACCTCATCTCACCTGCCCAACAGCTACGCATCTTCTGTGCAG gggtgTGGCATAACTTTGTGCTGTGTGTAGCAGCGTTGTGTTTCCTCTTCCTGTTGCCTGTCTTACTGTTTCCTGTTTACTACACTGGGGCTGGAGCCCTCGTCTCCGAGGTGGTGCAG ggctctCCTGCAGATGGTCCTAGAGGTCTGTCAGTAGGTGACATGGTGACGGGGCTGGAGGATTGTGACGTCAGAACAGTAGAGGACTGGAACTCCTGTCTCAcaaccctcacacacacccctcagaCTGGATACTGcgtccccacacacaccctgcaacccaGCTGGGCCCACGgtcgag TTTACAGGAGGCTGGATACTTCTATAGAATGCTGCATTAACAACAGTCTGATTTCTCCCTGTAGTTTACAGGAGGCTGGATACTTCTATAGAATGCTGCATTAA
- the LOC123723787 gene encoding membrane-bound transcription factor site-2 protease isoform X3 yields MIPVPLVVCVLGGWCFVYLTDVLLKLSESYGHCYEMWLGSKGLSLSPFHIRWQTSLFNRLFSRCARINPHALYLWFTSGLVFGLVSMCVCRFTSGLVFGLVSMCVCRFTSGLVFGLVSMCVCRFTSGLVFGLVSMCVCRFTSGLVFGLVSMCVCRFTSGLVFGLVSMCGSVVLLIRTLQQTVHQMTSDHPQGANQQTLQVVVPGINLPVSQLAYFFSALLVSGVIHELGHAVAAIREQVRVNGFGVFVFVVYPGAFVDLFTTHLNLISPAQQLRIFCAGVWHNFVLCVAALCFLFLLPVLLFPVYYTGAGALVSEVVQGSPADGPRGLSVGDMVTGLEDCDVRTVEDWNSCLTTLTHTPQTGYCVPTHTLQPSWAHGRVYRRLDTSIECCSNNSLNSPCSLQEDGYFYRMLH; encoded by the exons ttgTCTGAGTCATATGGTCATTGTTATGAGATGTGGCTAGGGTCAaagggtctgtctctctctccgttccACATCCGCTGGCAGACCTCCCTCTTCAACCGCCTCTTCTCACGCTGCGCTCGCATCAACCCCCACGCCCTCTACCTCTG GTTTACCAGTGGTCTAGTGTTTGGCCTGGTGTCTATGTGCGTGTGCAGGTTTACCAGTGGTCTAGTGTTTGGCctggtgtctatgtgtgtgtgcaggtttaCCAGTGGTCTAGTGTTTGGCctggtgtctatgtgtgtgtgcaggtttaCCAGTGGTCTAGTGTTTGGCctggtgtctatgtgtgtgtgcaggtttaCCAGTGGTCTAGTGTTTGGCctggtgtctatgtgtgtgtgcaggtttaCCAGTGGTCTAGTGTTTGGGCTGGTGTCAATGTGTGGTTCGGTGGTGCTGCTAATTAGAACCCTGCAGCAGACTGTCCATCAGATGACATCAGACCACCCTCAGGGAGCCAATCAACAGACACTTCAGGTGGTG gtcccaGGTATAAACCTGCCAGTCAGTCAGCTGGCCTACTTCTTCTCTGCTCTGCTGGTCAGTGGGGTCATACACGAACTGGGCCATGCCGTGGCAGCAATACG ggagcagGTACGTGTGAACGGTTTCGGTGTGTTTGTGTTCGTGGTTTATCCCGGAGCTTTCGTAGATCTCTTCACCACACATCTCAACCTCATCTCACCTGCCCAACAGCTACGCATCTTCTGTGCAG gggtgTGGCATAACTTTGTGCTGTGTGTAGCAGCGTTGTGTTTCCTCTTCCTGTTGCCTGTCTTACTGTTTCCTGTTTACTACACTGGGGCTGGAGCCCTCGTCTCCGAGGTGGTGCAG ggctctCCTGCAGATGGTCCTAGAGGTCTGTCAGTAGGTGACATGGTGACGGGGCTGGAGGATTGTGACGTCAGAACAGTAGAGGACTGGAACTCCTGTCTCAcaaccctcacacacacccctcagaCTGGATACTGcgtccccacacacaccctgcaacccaGCTGGGCCCACGgtcgag TCTACAGGAGGCTGGATACTTCTATAGAATGCTGCAGTAACAACAGTCTGAACTCTCCCTGTAGTTTACAGGAGGATGGATACTTCTATAGAATGCTGCATTAA
- the LOC123723787 gene encoding membrane-bound transcription factor site-2 protease isoform X4: MIPVPLVVCVLGGWCFVYLTDVLLKLSESYGHCYEMWLGSKGLSLSPFHIRWQTSLFNRLFSRCARINPHALYLWFTSGLVFGLVSMCVCRFTSGLVFGLVSMCVCRFTSGLVFGLVSMCVCRFTSGLVFGLVSMCVCRFTSGLVFGLVSMCVCRFTSGLVFGLVSMCGSVVLLIRTLQQTVHQMTSDHPQGANQQTLQVVVPGINLPVSQLAYFFSALLVSGVIHELGHAVAAIREQVRVNGFGVFVFVVYPGAFVDLFTTHLNLISPAQQLRIFCAGVWHNFVLCVAALCFLFLLPVLLFPVYYTGAGALVSEVVQGSPADGPRGLSVGDMVTGLEDCDVRTVEDWNSCLTTLTHTPQTGYCVPTHTLQPSWAHGRVYRRMDTSIECCSNNSLISPCSLQEA; the protein is encoded by the exons ttgTCTGAGTCATATGGTCATTGTTATGAGATGTGGCTAGGGTCAaagggtctgtctctctctccgttccACATCCGCTGGCAGACCTCCCTCTTCAACCGCCTCTTCTCACGCTGCGCTCGCATCAACCCCCACGCCCTCTACCTCTG GTTTACCAGTGGTCTAGTGTTTGGCCTGGTGTCTATGTGCGTGTGCAGGTTTACCAGTGGTCTAGTGTTTGGCctggtgtctatgtgtgtgtgcaggtttaCCAGTGGTCTAGTGTTTGGCctggtgtctatgtgtgtgtgcaggtttaCCAGTGGTCTAGTGTTTGGCctggtgtctatgtgtgtgtgcaggtttaCCAGTGGTCTAGTGTTTGGCctggtgtctatgtgtgtgtgcaggtttaCCAGTGGTCTAGTGTTTGGGCTGGTGTCAATGTGTGGTTCGGTGGTGCTGCTAATTAGAACCCTGCAGCAGACTGTCCATCAGATGACATCAGACCACCCTCAGGGAGCCAATCAACAGACACTTCAGGTGGTG gtcccaGGTATAAACCTGCCAGTCAGTCAGCTGGCCTACTTCTTCTCTGCTCTGCTGGTCAGTGGGGTCATACACGAACTGGGCCATGCCGTGGCAGCAATACG ggagcagGTACGTGTGAACGGTTTCGGTGTGTTTGTGTTCGTGGTTTATCCCGGAGCTTTCGTAGATCTCTTCACCACACATCTCAACCTCATCTCACCTGCCCAACAGCTACGCATCTTCTGTGCAG gggtgTGGCATAACTTTGTGCTGTGTGTAGCAGCGTTGTGTTTCCTCTTCCTGTTGCCTGTCTTACTGTTTCCTGTTTACTACACTGGGGCTGGAGCCCTCGTCTCCGAGGTGGTGCAG ggctctCCTGCAGATGGTCCTAGAGGTCTGTCAGTAGGTGACATGGTGACGGGGCTGGAGGATTGTGACGTCAGAACAGTAGAGGACTGGAACTCCTGTCTCAcaaccctcacacacacccctcagaCTGGATACTGcgtccccacacacaccctgcaacccaGCTGGGCCCACGgtcgag TCTACAGGAGGATGGATACTTCTATAGAATGCTGCAGTAACAACAGTCTGATTTCTCCCTGTAGTCTACAGGAGGCTTGA